CTGAGGTGGTTGGGCATCACCCTGGTTGTGCTGCTGGCATTGCAGATGGCTGTGCTTTTGAGTGCAGCCGATTGGGCCGACGGAGTCTTTAAGCAACTGTTAATTGAGCGCTTGGTCAATCAAGCCCCTATGGGGCTGATCGGGCTTTTGCTCATGCTTTTGGGCTCGCGCCTTGACCAACCGGAGACAGCAAGACCTCCAATTCGTTGGTTGGTTTGCGTGATTTCTGCGCTGTTGGCGATTTTGATGATCGTTGTTGTTCCTGTTTCGATCTCAGGCAATCAGAACCTTTCAGGTGAATCGGATCAAACGCTTGAGCAGCAAAAGGGTCAGTTGGAGATGGCTCGTCAGCAATCGGCTAACCCTGAAAACGTGAAAATGCTGGGTAACCAGCTCACTCAGGCAGGACAGTTGCCTGCTGATGCCAGTGAGGAAGACCAGGTCAAAGCTGCTCAGGCTTTCATCGATAAGCAGCTGGCGCAGATGGAACAGCAGATCAAGCAGGGGGAACGTCAGCGCAACCTTGCTGTGAATCAGCGTCGCTTCGGAGGGACCTTGAGTGCGGTGATTCTTGCCGTTGCTTTCGTGCTCTTGGCTCTGGCGGCCGTGATCTAATCGATCTGCTGGTTAGGTTGGTGAGATCACGTCAGCCTTAGGCCACAGGCGTTCCTTGGTGCAGTCCAATACAAGACCTGACCTGCCGCTTAGCGCCAGGCTTCAGCAAGATCTGAAAAACGATTTAATCGCAGGGTTGTTAGTGGTCATTCCGCTAGCAACCACGATTTGGTTAGCAACCACGGTCAGTCGTTTTGTGCTGGCTTTTCTCACTTCGATTCCCAAGCAGTTCAATCCGTTCATCACCCTCAATCCTCTTCTCCAGGATTTGATCAACCTGGCGCTGGGATTAACGGTACCGCTCTTTGCGATTTTGCTCATCGGCCTGATGGCGAGGAATATCGTCGGTCGCTGGTTGCTTGAGTTCGGCGAAGAAACCCTCCAACGCATTCCTCTTGCTGGCTCGGTTTACAAAACCCTGAAACAGCTTCTTGCCACGTTTTTGAGAGATAACTCTCAGCGTTTTCGGCGTGTGGTCTTAGTGGAGTATCCCCGTGAGGGTCTCTACAGCGTGGGCTTTGTGACAGGTGAGGTGGGTCCGTCCCTACAAGCTGAGCTCACTGAGCCCCTTCTTAGTGTGTTTATCCCCACAGCACCAAACCCCACAACGGGCTGGTACACCTTGGTTCCCGAAAAATCTGTCAAAGATCTGGACATTTCAGTGGAAGATGCATTCCGAACGATCATTTCCGCTGGCATTGTGAATCCTGATGAGCGTGAAGCTCCTGTGAATCGAAGTTTTTCCAGCCTGATCTCTCAGCTGAGGGGTTCTGTGTCACCGTCGTCGTCCACCACTGGAGCCTGAACTCGACTCGGCCGTATGTCCATGCAGTCTCGATCCCTGTCCCGTGAACTAGCGCTGCTGGTGCTCGGTCAATGCCCTGAACGGGTGGATGATCCCCCCGATTTTTCCCTGGACACCTTGCTCCAAAAAGCCCTCGACAGCTTGATGCAGCATTGGACAGAAGTCCTGGACTGTTGTGCTGGTGATCTGGAAAAAGCTCAGCAACACCTGCTTGAGAGTGAACTTAAGGATGGCCCTTCCTCCGATCAAGCCTCAGTTCGTGAGTCATTGCAGTCGTCCCTCACTGGGGCCGAACAAGTTTTGAATGGTCTTTCGGCCAGTCTTGAGTTGCCTCGTTTATTGGCCCTATCCAATCAAGATCAGGTGCGTCGCGAGGCCATGCAACGCGTGACGTTTGTGCTGAAAAAACG
The Synechococcus sp. CC9311 DNA segment above includes these coding regions:
- the nusB gene encoding transcription antitermination factor NusB yields the protein MQSRSLSRELALLVLGQCPERVDDPPDFSLDTLLQKALDSLMQHWTEVLDCCAGDLEKAQQHLLESELKDGPSSDQASVRESLQSSLTGAEQVLNGLSASLELPRLLALSNQDQVRREAMQRVTFVLKKRKAIDQMLDGVMEGWRLTRLPRIDRDILRLAVIDLSELKTPAAVACNEAVELAHRFSDEQGRKMINGVLRRLQNAPSLVLS
- a CDS encoding DUF502 domain-containing protein gives rise to the protein MVQSNTRPDLPLSARLQQDLKNDLIAGLLVVIPLATTIWLATTVSRFVLAFLTSIPKQFNPFITLNPLLQDLINLALGLTVPLFAILLIGLMARNIVGRWLLEFGEETLQRIPLAGSVYKTLKQLLATFLRDNSQRFRRVVLVEYPREGLYSVGFVTGEVGPSLQAELTEPLLSVFIPTAPNPTTGWYTLVPEKSVKDLDISVEDAFRTIISAGIVNPDEREAPVNRSFSSLISQLRGSVSPSSSTTGA
- a CDS encoding HpsJ family protein, which encodes MSASPSGSQALRLSFVLRWLGITLVVLLALQMAVLLSAADWADGVFKQLLIERLVNQAPMGLIGLLLMLLGSRLDQPETARPPIRWLVCVISALLAILMIVVVPVSISGNQNLSGESDQTLEQQKGQLEMARQQSANPENVKMLGNQLTQAGQLPADASEEDQVKAAQAFIDKQLAQMEQQIKQGERQRNLAVNQRRFGGTLSAVILAVAFVLLALAAVI